A window of Cryptomeria japonica chromosome 3, Sugi_1.0, whole genome shotgun sequence contains these coding sequences:
- the LOC131075696 gene encoding uncharacterized protein LOC131075696, protein MALLIRNQSDPPMVLQCNFHNKTNWLQSNSTFSKEPNDKCALKQGYTLSPDLLQKNKRLLQSVHSSFCHNHMKIGPCFLLPFLKCLATLVLQLLIISMNDINQSCKYVKCNLQIACSFPLVPCLLFISTHEGVSEMFQSNHKFPQLFHFLFLFIMQVIPLLLKGITSTQAANTWNSAFKLPTHSLKLLFFHINMHAPLSSIVRHMYRPNHKFVGLFHLSFFIMQVTKNVAFTTKEDPKLL, encoded by the exons ATGGCCCTCCTCATTCGCAACCAATCAGATCCACCTATG GTGCTCCAATGTAACTTCCACAACAAAACAAATTGGTTGCAATCAAACAGTACATTTTCTAAG GAACCAAACGATAAGTGCGCTTTGAAACAAGGCTACACATTGTCTCCAGATTTGTTACAAAAAAACAAAAGATTGTTACAG TCTGTACACAGTTCATTCTGTCACAACCACATGAAGATAGGACCGTGCTTCTTGCTTCCCTTCCTAAAGTGCCTAGCCACTCTTGTTCTCCAATTGCTCATTATATCAAT GAATGACATAAACCAAAGCTGCAAATACGTGAAATGCAACCTCCAAATTGCCTGTTCATTCCCTCTGGTACCCTGTTTACTCTTCATTTCTACACATGAAGG TGTCTCAGAGATGTTCCAATCAAATCACAAATTCCCTCAGCTGTTTCATTTCTTATTCCTTTtcataatgcag GTGATACCACTGCTGCTAAAAGGAATAACATCAACTCAAGCTGCAAATACATGGAATTCAGCCTTCAAATTACCCACCCATTCCCTCAA GTTATTATTCTTTCACATCAACATGCATGCTCCATTATCCTCCATTGTGAGACACATGTACCGACCAAATCACAAGTTTGTTGGCTTGTTTCACTTGTCCTTTTTCATAATGCAG GTCACAAAAAATGTTGCCTTCACCACTAAAGAAGACCCAAAACTTCTTTAA